GTCCGCGATGGCCAGTCGATAGTGCTGTGTGACGGCCCACGGATGGGCTGTTGCACAGTAAGTCCACATCATGGAGGAAAACAACATGGGCATGCAGATTAACAACAACCTGATGGCGAACAACGCGTACCGCAACCTGAACGCCACCCAGGACACCCTGTCCAAGTCGATGGAGAAGCTCTCCAGCGGCCTGCGCATCAACCGTGCTGCAGACGACGCAGCCGGCCTTGCCATCTCGGAAGGCCTCAAGTCCCAGGTCAGCGGCTCTGCAGTAGCAGCGCGCAACGCCCAGGACGGCATCAGCCTCATCCAGACCACAGAAGGTGCCCTCAGCGAGGTTCACTCCGTACTGCAGCGCATGCGCGACCTCGCAGTCCAGGGTGCATCGGACACCAACAACACCGCAGCACGTGGTGCTATCAAGGATGAAGCGGATTCGCTTGGCAAGGAGCTGGACCGCATCACGCAGTCCACCAACTTCAACGGCATCGACCTGCTCAAGGGCGGTTCCAAGAACATCCAGGTTGGTACCGCTGGTACCGCCAACGACACCATCTCCGTCAACCTCGGCGATGTTGCAACGGCGGCGGGCACGCTGTCCTCGGCCACCGGCGCCACCGGCTTCGACGTGAGCACCAACGCCGCAGCCCAGACCACGATCACCGCGATTGACGCAGCGATCACCACGGTCTCCGCACAGCGCTCGGACCTTGGCGCCAACCAGAACCGTCTGGACCACGCGATCAAGACGCTGAACGTCTCCGGCGAAAACCTGCAGGCCGCACAGTCCCGCATCGCCGACACGGACATGGCAGCTGAAATGGTCAAGTACACCAAGGCCAACATCCTGTCCCAGGCCGGCACCGCCATGCTGGCCCAGGCAAACCAGTCCGGCCAGGGTGTCCTGTCCCTCCTGCGCTAAGCCTTCACAGCATTTAGCCGCATGAGTCGACGGCGGCCGGCCAGGCCCCATCCTGGCCGGCCGTCGTCGGACACCCAGTTATACGAG
This Paenarthrobacter sp. GOM3 DNA region includes the following protein-coding sequences:
- a CDS encoding flagellin N-terminal helical domain-containing protein, whose amino-acid sequence is MGMQINNNLMANNAYRNLNATQDTLSKSMEKLSSGLRINRAADDAAGLAISEGLKSQVSGSAVAARNAQDGISLIQTTEGALSEVHSVLQRMRDLAVQGASDTNNTAARGAIKDEADSLGKELDRITQSTNFNGIDLLKGGSKNIQVGTAGTANDTISVNLGDVATAAGTLSSATGATGFDVSTNAAAQTTITAIDAAITTVSAQRSDLGANQNRLDHAIKTLNVSGENLQAAQSRIADTDMAAEMVKYTKANILSQAGTAMLAQANQSGQGVLSLLR